One Halomonas sp. M4R1S46 genomic window carries:
- the puuE gene encoding allantoinase PuuE, translating to MTSTTRRDYPRDLIGYGATPPQANWPGKARIAVQFVLNYEEGGENCVLHGDSGSEQFLSEIIGAEAYPDRHLSMESIYEYGSRAGVWRILREFERRGLPLTVFGVAMALERNPEVAQAFKELGHEIACHGYRWIHYQQVPEHIEREHMQRAIEIFESLYGEKPLGWYTGRDSPNTRRLVLDEGSFLYDSDYYGDDLPFWTREVDSQGQTRSHLVVPYTLDTNDMRFAAPQGFNTADHFFTYLRDAFDVLYAEGEDTPKMLSVGMHCRLLGRPGRFRALQRFLDHIEAHDRVWVTRRVDIARHWAEHHPAPRG from the coding sequence ATGACTTCGACGACACGACGCGATTATCCCCGCGACCTGATCGGCTACGGGGCCACTCCCCCCCAGGCCAACTGGCCCGGCAAGGCGAGGATCGCCGTCCAGTTCGTGCTCAATTACGAGGAGGGCGGCGAGAACTGCGTGCTCCATGGCGACAGTGGTTCCGAGCAGTTCCTGTCCGAGATCATCGGTGCCGAGGCCTATCCCGATCGCCACCTGAGCATGGAGTCCATCTACGAGTATGGCTCCCGGGCGGGGGTGTGGCGGATCCTGCGCGAGTTCGAGCGTCGTGGCCTGCCGCTGACCGTGTTCGGCGTGGCCATGGCCCTGGAGCGTAACCCCGAGGTCGCCCAGGCCTTCAAGGAGCTGGGTCACGAGATCGCCTGCCACGGCTATCGCTGGATCCACTACCAGCAGGTGCCCGAGCACATCGAGCGCGAGCACATGCAGCGGGCCATCGAGATCTTCGAGTCGCTCTATGGCGAGAAGCCGCTGGGCTGGTATACGGGTCGTGACAGCCCCAATACCCGTCGCCTGGTGCTCGACGAGGGCAGCTTCCTCTACGACAGCGACTATTACGGTGACGACCTGCCGTTCTGGACCCGCGAGGTGGACAGCCAGGGCCAGACACGGTCGCACCTGGTGGTGCCCTACACCCTGGATACCAATGACATGCGCTTCGCCGCGCCCCAGGGCTTCAACACCGCGGATCACTTCTTCACCTACCTGCGCGATGCCTTCGATGTCCTCTACGCGGAAGGCGAGGACACGCCGAAGATGCTCTCGGTGGGCATGCACTGCCGGTTGCTCGGGCGCCCCGGGCGCTTCCGCGCGCTGCAGCGCTTCCTCGACCATATCGAGGCCCACGATCGCGTCTGGGTCACGCGGCGGGTGGACATCGCCCGTCACTGGGCCGAGCACCACCCGGCTCCCCGGGGCTGA
- a CDS encoding aspartate/glutamate racemase family protein — MRLLMLNGNTNTAMTDAMASRARAFLGSAVAIRAETVGQGVPYIASRRDCALAGAGLVASLEGRSAADHDAVLLACFGEPGLAAVREVSPVPVTGMLEASVLSAMQLGARFSIITPGMRWPRMIEDALHQLGATRHCLGITPVVIDDLALPEQRGQARARVQAAVADQQARLAPDAIIVGGAAFAGLTDELEVPSEVRLVDSLDAALAQSLALMYLTRAQATCK, encoded by the coding sequence ATGCGCCTGCTGATGCTCAACGGCAATACCAACACCGCCATGACCGACGCCATGGCCTCCCGGGCCAGGGCCTTTCTCGGGAGTGCGGTCGCGATCCGCGCCGAGACGGTGGGGCAGGGCGTACCCTATATCGCCTCGCGACGGGACTGCGCCCTGGCCGGGGCCGGCCTGGTGGCGAGCCTCGAGGGGCGATCCGCGGCGGATCACGACGCCGTGCTGCTGGCCTGCTTCGGCGAGCCGGGGCTGGCGGCGGTCCGCGAGGTCAGTCCGGTACCGGTCACCGGCATGCTCGAGGCCTCGGTGTTGTCGGCGATGCAGCTGGGGGCGCGTTTCTCGATCATCACGCCGGGGATGCGCTGGCCGCGCATGATCGAGGATGCCCTGCATCAGCTGGGCGCGACCCGCCACTGTCTGGGCATCACTCCCGTGGTGATCGACGACCTGGCCCTGCCCGAGCAGCGTGGCCAGGCACGGGCGCGGGTTCAGGCGGCGGTGGCGGATCAGCAGGCCCGGCTCGCCCCGGACGCGATCATCGTCGGCGGTGCCGCCTTCGCCGGGCTGACGGATGAGCTGGAAGTGCCGTCCGAGGTACGGCTCGTCGACTCCCTGGATGCCGCCCTGGCCCAGAGCCTGGCGCTGATGTACCTGACCAGGGCTCAAGCCACTTGCAAGTAG
- a CDS encoding DctP family TRAP transporter solute-binding subunit — MKTRITTTLAGLGLALGIAGAASAAETTMRIAHVNPPEAMASNAGAMSAVFKQLAETASNGEIEVTIYPAGQLGKDAEAIAQVRQGIIESSISTAGGVAEHYPKIGVFDIPFAFPNIGVANEVISLESDFGQMLAQDIHEETGLKVLGLLDSGGFFQFTNSQKPISSPEDMEGLRIRTMTLPTHEAMINSMGSQATPLAWAEVYTALQTGVADGQMNPIQQTAFAKFDEVQDYLTISNHLITPYVWFVNQDFYNGLPEEHRRIIDWASKVAVESGRAMSRIIEASEQGLPKLADSMEVNTITPEQREAFATKAQPAVRQVIEDKYGEEGIALLEAMLASIEEARAAQQQ, encoded by the coding sequence ATGAAGACCCGCATCACCACGACACTGGCCGGCCTTGGGTTGGCCCTGGGCATCGCCGGCGCTGCCTCGGCCGCCGAGACCACCATGCGTATCGCCCACGTCAATCCACCGGAGGCCATGGCCAGCAACGCCGGCGCCATGTCGGCGGTGTTCAAGCAGCTCGCCGAGACGGCCAGCAACGGCGAGATCGAGGTCACCATCTATCCCGCCGGACAGCTCGGCAAGGATGCCGAGGCCATCGCCCAGGTCCGCCAGGGCATCATCGAATCCTCGATCTCGACCGCCGGCGGCGTGGCCGAGCACTATCCGAAGATCGGCGTGTTCGATATCCCCTTCGCCTTCCCGAACATCGGCGTGGCCAACGAGGTCATTTCGCTGGAGAGTGACTTCGGCCAGATGCTGGCCCAGGACATCCATGAGGAGACCGGGCTCAAGGTGCTCGGCCTGCTGGACAGCGGCGGCTTCTTCCAGTTCACCAACTCTCAGAAACCCATCTCCTCCCCCGAGGACATGGAGGGACTGCGGATCCGCACCATGACGCTGCCCACCCACGAGGCCATGATCAACTCGATGGGCTCCCAGGCCACGCCACTCGCCTGGGCGGAAGTGTATACCGCCCTTCAGACCGGGGTCGCCGATGGTCAGATGAACCCCATCCAGCAGACCGCCTTCGCCAAGTTCGACGAGGTCCAGGACTACCTGACGATCAGCAATCACCTGATCACGCCCTATGTCTGGTTCGTCAATCAGGACTTCTACAACGGCCTGCCGGAGGAGCATCGGCGCATCATCGACTGGGCCTCCAAGGTCGCCGTCGAATCCGGCCGCGCCATGTCGCGGATCATCGAGGCCTCCGAGCAGGGCCTGCCCAAGCTCGCCGACTCCATGGAGGTGAACACCATCACGCCGGAACAGCGTGAGGCCTTCGCCACCAAGGCTCAGCCGGCCGTTCGCCAGGTCATCGAGGACAAGTATGGCGAGGAGGGTATCGCCCTGCTCGAGGCCATGCTGGCCTCCATCGAGGAGGCTCGCGCCGCGCAACAGCAGTAA
- a CDS encoding NCS1 family nucleobase:cation symporter-1, translated as MTDQELEIRHIDRSLYNDDLAPIKKANRSWGWFEIFNVWSNDIQSLFGYTLAASLFISYGLNGWAVMAAIILAGFVVMVLVNLTGKPSVKYGVPFPVMIRSSMGVRGANFPAMLRAIIGIFWYGVQTYFASTAVALLITALIGDPGGSWLGMSAVGWVSFVIVWFFQMALFWQGIDKIKHFLNWAGPMVYVVMVALMIIVWFQAGSELLPAVSTIFSGSSEYEGNAVTAFLAITGTMIAYFAAVVINFGDFSRFVKSEKQMKLGNLLGLPLNVAFFSFIALIITAGTLALFGETLTNPSDIIERVDSLPLTIIAAITFFAATVGINLVANFIPPAYDLANLFPRRISFRIGGLITAVVAFFVGALWVSVISQIGIAGFVNALGAIVAPFYGIIVVDYYLVKRQRLNIQDMFSADPDGAYYYVKGWNKRAIGAFALAALFSISSVWVPALEALGGYAWLIGAALGGLFYYLLMRGHGAATQGARLAE; from the coding sequence ATGACGGACCAAGAGCTGGAAATCCGGCACATCGACCGCAGCCTCTACAACGACGACCTGGCACCGATCAAGAAAGCCAACCGCTCCTGGGGCTGGTTCGAGATCTTCAACGTCTGGTCGAACGATATCCAGAGCCTGTTCGGCTACACCCTGGCGGCCTCGCTGTTCATCTCCTACGGCCTCAACGGCTGGGCGGTGATGGCGGCGATCATCCTCGCCGGCTTCGTGGTAATGGTGCTGGTCAACCTGACCGGCAAGCCGAGCGTCAAGTACGGCGTGCCCTTCCCGGTGATGATCCGATCCAGCATGGGGGTGCGCGGGGCCAACTTCCCGGCCATGCTGCGTGCCATCATCGGCATCTTCTGGTACGGGGTACAGACCTATTTCGCCTCCACGGCGGTGGCGCTGCTGATCACCGCGCTCATCGGCGATCCCGGTGGATCCTGGCTGGGCATGTCCGCCGTGGGCTGGGTGTCCTTCGTGATCGTCTGGTTCTTCCAGATGGCGCTGTTCTGGCAAGGCATCGACAAGATCAAGCACTTCCTCAACTGGGCCGGCCCCATGGTCTATGTGGTGATGGTGGCGCTGATGATCATCGTCTGGTTCCAGGCCGGCAGCGAGCTGTTGCCTGCGGTGAGCACCATCTTCAGCGGCAGCAGCGAGTATGAAGGCAACGCCGTGACCGCCTTCCTGGCGATCACCGGCACCATGATCGCCTACTTCGCCGCCGTGGTGATCAACTTCGGTGACTTCTCGCGCTTCGTGAAGAGCGAGAAGCAGATGAAGCTCGGCAACCTGCTGGGGCTGCCGCTCAACGTGGCCTTCTTCTCCTTCATCGCGCTGATCATCACCGCCGGCACCCTGGCGCTGTTCGGCGAGACCCTGACCAATCCCTCGGACATCATCGAGCGGGTCGATTCCCTGCCGCTGACGATCATCGCCGCGATCACCTTCTTCGCCGCCACCGTGGGCATCAACCTGGTCGCCAACTTCATCCCGCCGGCCTATGACCTGGCCAACCTCTTCCCGCGCAGGATCAGCTTCCGTATCGGCGGGCTGATCACCGCGGTGGTGGCCTTCTTCGTCGGGGCGCTGTGGGTCTCGGTGATCAGCCAGATCGGCATCGCCGGCTTCGTCAATGCCCTGGGAGCCATCGTGGCCCCCTTCTACGGCATCATCGTGGTGGACTACTACCTGGTGAAGCGCCAGCGCCTGAACATCCAGGACATGTTCTCCGCCGACCCCGACGGGGCCTACTACTACGTCAAGGGCTGGAACAAGCGGGCCATCGGCGCCTTCGCCCTGGCCGCCCTGTTCTCGATCTCCTCGGTGTGGGTCCCGGCGCTCGAGGCGCTCGGCGGCTATGCCTGGCTGATCGGCGCCGCCCTGGGCGGGCTCTTCTACTATCTGCTGATGCGTGGCCACGGCGCCGCGACGCAGGGCGCTCGCTTAGCGGAATGA
- a CDS encoding TRAP transporter small permease produces the protein MEKVSLKALAMSRSLNRWVERLCVVLVIVLVLDVWLGILARYVLPWNLTFTEELARYLMIWVALLAISTGICYRQHVGVLILFDRFPRPMRKLLALSFDVIGFAFFAFMFIYGLGYVERGFSQLTMIFGMPRGYPYIIIPVASGLACLQFVMVAIYDFFAPDPHPAAERA, from the coding sequence GTGGAAAAGGTCAGCCTCAAGGCGCTGGCAATGAGCCGGTCCCTCAACCGCTGGGTCGAGCGGTTGTGCGTGGTCTTGGTGATCGTGCTGGTTCTCGATGTATGGCTGGGGATCCTGGCCCGTTACGTCCTGCCCTGGAATCTCACCTTCACGGAGGAACTGGCCCGCTACCTGATGATCTGGGTCGCGCTCCTCGCCATCTCGACCGGCATCTGCTATCGGCAGCACGTCGGCGTGCTGATCCTGTTCGACCGTTTCCCGCGCCCGATGCGTAAACTCCTGGCCCTGAGCTTCGACGTGATCGGCTTCGCCTTCTTCGCCTTCATGTTCATCTATGGCCTGGGCTACGTGGAACGCGGTTTCTCGCAGTTGACGATGATCTTCGGCATGCCTCGGGGCTATCCCTACATCATCATTCCGGTGGCTTCGGGCCTGGCCTGCCTGCAATTCGTGATGGTCGCCATCTACGACTTCTTCGCCCCTGACCCGCACCCCGCGGCGGAACGCGCCTGA
- a CDS encoding MurR/RpiR family transcriptional regulator: MTRHNASLPRGPMMNGKAPTSPERPRSLEARIQAHLSELPSSERKLAELILDFPGELSAYNATELARLAGVSKAAASRLFKRLGFTNFEEARRLVRDIKQWGSPIYLHERQQDSSPLPSESQSFLSDHVAALTRTFEQLNEADIEAALHRIVEARRIWLIGFRNSYFMAAYARWQFIQFRQQVHLLPHPGETFGEHVTEFGEDDLLIAVGMRRRVPELERVMHAAHERGVPVLYLTDSLSSDKKPLATWTLSCDISSSFLFHTYVGPMGLIHYLSVQAVRLAGKSGRVRLEDIEIAHEQVRDFD; this comes from the coding sequence ATGACACGCCACAACGCCTCGCTGCCAAGAGGACCGATGATGAACGGCAAGGCCCCGACCAGCCCGGAAAGACCCCGATCCCTGGAAGCCAGGATCCAGGCACACCTCTCCGAGTTACCCTCCAGCGAGCGCAAGCTCGCCGAGCTGATCCTCGATTTCCCGGGCGAGCTATCGGCCTATAACGCCACCGAACTGGCCAGGCTAGCAGGCGTTTCCAAGGCCGCCGCATCGCGGCTCTTCAAGCGGCTAGGCTTTACCAACTTCGAGGAGGCTCGCCGCCTGGTCCGCGACATCAAGCAGTGGGGTTCACCGATCTATCTGCATGAACGTCAGCAGGACTCGTCGCCGCTGCCCTCGGAGAGCCAGTCGTTCCTGAGCGATCATGTCGCGGCCCTGACGCGCACCTTCGAGCAACTGAATGAGGCGGACATCGAGGCCGCCCTGCACCGCATCGTCGAGGCGCGCCGCATCTGGCTAATCGGCTTTCGAAACAGCTATTTCATGGCCGCCTATGCACGCTGGCAGTTCATTCAGTTCCGGCAGCAGGTCCACCTGCTGCCCCATCCCGGGGAAACGTTCGGCGAGCATGTCACGGAGTTCGGAGAAGACGATCTCCTGATCGCGGTGGGCATGCGTCGCCGTGTCCCGGAGCTCGAGCGCGTCATGCACGCCGCCCATGAGCGAGGGGTGCCCGTGCTCTATCTGACGGACTCGCTGTCCAGCGACAAGAAACCCCTCGCCACCTGGACGCTCAGCTGCGACATCTCGAGCAGCTTCCTCTTCCATACCTATGTCGGCCCCATGGGGCTCATCCACTACCTCAGCGTCCAGGCGGTGCGACTGGCCGGCAAGTCGGGCCGCGTTCGCCTGGAGGACATCGAGATCGCCCACGAACAGGTCCGTGACTTCGACTGA
- a CDS encoding DMT family transporter, producing the protein MQDESNQRARIWQGGLLALLATTIWAGNFVAARAASASIDPIALAFLRWSLASALLLPFVANRLLAARRALAVSWKGIVVASFFGITAFNTSVYIAGNHIGATHMSLVNAAAPILILLLSVSLLGERVSWVGILGMLLAAGGILLSARDGGSADLTVDMGRGLAWMTLAASCFAIYTVMFRRLLGRLPFMVLVGSSFLMGTLLLLPLFAWRVAVVGMPEWSGQNLFLIGYAGIAASLVAFVCWNRAVALIGAAQAGYVYYLVPFLSAALSVVFLGELPGPWTLVAAPLVVLGIVLAVRDGRR; encoded by the coding sequence ATGCAGGATGAGTCGAATCAACGCGCCCGGATCTGGCAGGGAGGACTGCTGGCGCTGCTGGCCACCACGATCTGGGCAGGCAACTTCGTCGCCGCTCGGGCCGCTTCGGCCAGCATCGATCCCATCGCTCTCGCCTTCCTGCGTTGGAGCCTGGCCTCGGCATTGCTGTTGCCATTCGTGGCGAACCGGTTGCTTGCGGCCCGGCGGGCTCTGGCAGTGAGCTGGAAAGGGATCGTGGTGGCCTCCTTCTTCGGCATCACCGCCTTCAATACCAGTGTCTACATCGCCGGGAACCATATCGGTGCCACCCATATGTCCCTGGTGAACGCCGCCGCACCGATCCTCATCCTCTTGCTGTCGGTGAGTCTCCTCGGAGAGCGGGTGTCCTGGGTAGGGATTCTGGGCATGCTGCTGGCGGCCGGCGGCATCCTGTTGTCTGCGCGGGATGGAGGCTCCGCCGATCTGACCGTGGACATGGGGCGTGGGCTGGCTTGGATGACCCTGGCGGCCAGTTGTTTCGCGATCTACACGGTGATGTTTCGGCGGTTACTCGGGAGGCTGCCCTTCATGGTGTTGGTCGGGAGTTCCTTCCTGATGGGAACCTTGCTGCTGCTCCCGCTATTCGCCTGGCGAGTCGCCGTCGTGGGCATGCCGGAATGGAGTGGCCAGAACCTCTTTCTCATCGGGTATGCGGGCATCGCGGCGTCGTTGGTGGCGTTCGTCTGCTGGAACCGGGCCGTGGCGCTGATCGGTGCCGCTCAGGCCGGATACGTCTATTACCTGGTGCCGTTTCTGAGTGCGGCCCTCTCGGTCGTCTTTCTCGGTGAACTGCCGGGCCCCTGGACACTGGTCGCCGCCCCCCTGGTGGTCCTGGGCATCGTGCTCGCGGTCCGCGATGGAAGGCGCTAG
- a CDS encoding aspartate/glutamate racemase family protein, which translates to MLAFPSPTSRVGLITGGFLALCLLSPLTQAEGDNAMESAAEARVITLINPNSNDAATESMVELARLETQGVATVVGRSNRDAPPLLTTPQDMIDAVPGVVEIGVEAAEDERVAAIIVSAFSDPGLEELRAAVDTPVFGIGEEVFHEAARGDRAFGIVTVTPDEALIESFRQKAASLGYEHLYRGVRVTPGDPTELVQSPEALDAALAEAVQASIDEDGAQAVIMGGGPLSASALRLQPRFEVPLVVAVNAAARAAVATLQGE; encoded by the coding sequence ATGCTCGCATTTCCCTCACCCACCTCCCGTGTCGGTCTCATCACCGGTGGCTTCCTGGCCCTCTGCCTGCTGTCGCCCCTCACCCAGGCCGAGGGAGATAACGCCATGGAGAGCGCCGCCGAGGCCAGAGTCATTACCCTGATCAACCCCAACTCGAACGATGCCGCCACCGAATCGATGGTCGAACTGGCCCGGCTAGAGACCCAGGGGGTGGCGACCGTGGTCGGTAGAAGCAATCGTGACGCCCCGCCACTGCTGACCACCCCCCAGGACATGATCGATGCCGTGCCAGGCGTGGTCGAGATTGGCGTCGAGGCGGCCGAAGACGAACGGGTCGCGGCCATCATCGTTTCTGCCTTCAGTGACCCCGGGCTCGAGGAGCTGCGCGCCGCCGTCGACACCCCGGTCTTCGGCATCGGCGAGGAGGTGTTCCATGAGGCCGCGCGTGGCGACCGGGCGTTCGGCATCGTCACCGTCACCCCGGACGAGGCGCTCATCGAGTCGTTCCGCCAGAAGGCCGCGTCCCTCGGCTACGAGCACCTCTACCGTGGCGTCAGGGTCACCCCCGGCGATCCCACCGAGCTGGTGCAATCGCCCGAGGCTCTCGATGCAGCCCTGGCGGAAGCGGTGCAGGCCTCCATCGACGAGGACGGAGCCCAGGCCGTGATCATGGGCGGTGGTCCGCTGTCGGCCTCTGCCCTCCGGCTTCAGCCCCGCTTCGAGGTCCCGCTGGTCGTCGCCGTCAATGCCGCGGCCCGTGCGGCCGTCGCGACCCTTCAGGGCGAGTGA
- a CDS encoding TRAP transporter large permease, which produces MIIVAIVFFGLLILGMPVGIVLGVAGLIGIIDMGGGHFLAMVPDRFFSGLNLFPFLAMPFFILAGEIMNRSGLTMNLVNFAQALVGWLRGGMAHSNMLASVLFAGLTGSATADAAAFGNTLVPAMKKAGYTGPYACAVTAAGSIIGPIIPPSTLAIIYGSLMGVSIAGLFAAGIIPGLLLCLVCMCLIAATGRRLGLPKSDQRPSLTLILKEFRGSLLALILPVFILGAILTGITTPTEAAALAVLYALVVGGVIYRNITWKDMYEMLARTALITGVIFLIIASATILGWWMTFNQIPQLIAAGFLSVSENPAVVVTMIVALLLIIGLFMDINAALIILAPVLGPLTLTIGLDPVHAGMIIILALTISLMTPPVGACLFVLASVTGERIEAITKSLWPFIVVEVAVLMAVAYWEPIALTIPRLLGLAS; this is translated from the coding sequence ATGATCATCGTAGCCATCGTCTTCTTCGGACTCCTGATACTCGGCATGCCGGTAGGCATCGTGCTCGGCGTGGCCGGCCTGATCGGCATCATCGACATGGGCGGCGGCCATTTCCTGGCCATGGTGCCGGACCGCTTCTTCTCCGGGCTCAATCTCTTCCCGTTTCTCGCCATGCCCTTCTTCATCCTGGCCGGCGAGATCATGAACCGTTCGGGCCTGACCATGAACCTGGTCAACTTCGCCCAGGCCCTGGTGGGCTGGCTGCGCGGTGGGATGGCCCACTCCAACATGCTGGCCTCGGTACTGTTCGCGGGTCTCACCGGCTCGGCTACGGCGGACGCGGCGGCCTTCGGCAACACCCTGGTCCCGGCGATGAAAAAGGCCGGATACACCGGTCCCTATGCCTGCGCCGTCACCGCGGCGGGTTCGATCATCGGTCCGATCATCCCCCCCTCCACCCTGGCCATCATCTATGGCTCGCTGATGGGTGTCTCGATCGCGGGGCTGTTCGCCGCCGGCATCATTCCTGGCCTGTTGCTTTGCCTGGTGTGCATGTGCCTGATCGCCGCCACCGGGCGTCGCCTGGGGCTGCCCAAGTCCGATCAGCGGCCGAGCCTCACCCTGATCCTCAAGGAGTTCCGCGGCAGCCTGCTGGCCTTGATCCTGCCGGTCTTCATCCTCGGCGCCATCCTGACGGGGATCACCACGCCCACCGAGGCCGCGGCACTGGCGGTGCTCTATGCCCTGGTGGTGGGTGGCGTGATCTATCGCAACATCACCTGGAAGGACATGTACGAGATGCTGGCGCGCACGGCGTTGATCACCGGCGTGATCTTCCTGATCATCGCCTCGGCCACCATCCTCGGCTGGTGGATGACCTTCAACCAGATCCCCCAGTTGATCGCCGCCGGCTTCCTGTCCGTCTCCGAGAATCCGGCCGTGGTGGTGACCATGATCGTCGCCCTGCTGCTGATCATCGGGCTGTTCATGGACATCAATGCCGCCCTGATCATCCTCGCCCCGGTGCTCGGCCCGCTGACCCTGACCATCGGCCTGGACCCGGTGCATGCCGGCATGATCATCATCCTCGCCCTCACCATCTCGCTGATGACGCCACCGGTCGGCGCCTGCCTGTTCGTCCTGGCCTCGGTCACCGGCGAGCGCATCGAGGCGATCACCAAGTCCCTGTGGCCCTTCATCGTGGTCGAGGTCGCGGTGCTGATGGCCGTGGCCTATTGGGAGCCGATCGCGCTCACCATCCCTCGCCTGCTGGGGCTGGCGAGCTAG
- a CDS encoding NCS1 family transporter: protein MSNSTPHNPATQAGTAPPEAISGHKAPGQESLAPQQTRIMGRASYFLAWFGGCVSIGTFAMGSSVVGTLNLVQATLAIAIGCFVIGIALALNGAAGYKYGIPFMVQARSAFGFSGTRLPGLVRAVPAIVWYGFQSWIGAGALNMVSATLFGFDNLIFYFITFQFLQIGLSVMGFQGIKWLENIGSAFILASLVYMFYATVQRYGDELSASVLTMEGSWGLPFWGATMLFLGIYSTMMLNVSDYAREHKKGTGPGLLTTIYAMSILPCTLFMGLIGFMVSEATGTADPIQVFANAVDNTPLLMTTLLFIAFAQVTTNVLNNVVPPTYVLMDVFKMKFQVATVIVGLLAFATFPWKLVQPDSAAGLQLFVQTYSAFLGPIFAILVVDYYLIRRRTLDLGKLYDENGPYRGVNHAALIATAVGAVVALSFSSVSWYASLIPAGLTYYLLMKHWAPCQRFCQ from the coding sequence ATGAGCAACTCCACTCCCCACAACCCGGCCACCCAGGCCGGCACGGCTCCCCCGGAGGCCATCTCGGGCCACAAGGCTCCCGGCCAGGAGTCCCTGGCGCCCCAGCAGACCCGTATCATGGGGCGGGCCTCCTACTTCCTGGCCTGGTTCGGCGGCTGCGTCTCCATTGGCACCTTCGCCATGGGCTCCAGCGTGGTCGGCACCCTGAACCTGGTCCAGGCCACCCTGGCCATCGCCATCGGCTGCTTCGTGATCGGTATCGCCCTGGCCCTGAACGGCGCCGCCGGCTACAAGTATGGCATCCCCTTCATGGTCCAGGCGCGCAGCGCCTTCGGCTTCTCCGGCACCCGACTGCCGGGGCTGGTGCGCGCCGTACCCGCCATCGTCTGGTATGGCTTCCAGAGCTGGATCGGTGCCGGCGCCCTGAACATGGTCTCGGCGACCCTGTTCGGCTTCGATAACCTGATCTTCTACTTCATCACCTTCCAGTTCCTGCAGATCGGCCTGTCGGTGATGGGCTTCCAGGGCATCAAATGGCTCGAGAACATCGGCAGTGCCTTCATCCTCGCCTCGCTGGTCTACATGTTCTACGCCACAGTGCAGCGTTACGGTGACGAACTCTCCGCCAGCGTGCTGACCATGGAAGGCTCCTGGGGCCTGCCGTTCTGGGGTGCCACCATGCTGTTCCTGGGCATCTACAGCACCATGATGCTCAACGTCAGCGATTATGCCCGCGAGCACAAGAAGGGCACCGGCCCGGGGCTGCTGACCACCATCTACGCCATGTCGATCCTGCCCTGCACCCTGTTCATGGGCCTGATCGGTTTCATGGTCTCCGAGGCCACCGGCACCGCCGACCCCATCCAGGTGTTTGCCAATGCCGTGGACAACACCCCGCTGCTGATGACCACCCTGCTGTTCATCGCCTTCGCCCAGGTCACCACCAACGTGCTCAACAACGTGGTGCCGCCGACCTATGTGCTGATGGACGTGTTCAAGATGAAGTTCCAGGTGGCCACCGTGATCGTCGGCCTGCTGGCCTTCGCCACCTTCCCCTGGAAACTGGTGCAGCCGGACTCCGCTGCCGGCCTGCAACTGTTCGTGCAGACCTACTCCGCCTTCCTGGGCCCGATCTTCGCCATCCTGGTGGTCGACTACTACCTGATCCGCCGCCGCACCCTGGATCTCGGCAAGCTCTATGACGAGAACGGTCCCTATCGCGGGGTGAACCACGCGGCCCTGATCGCCACCGCCGTGGGCGCCGTGGTCGCCCTGAGCTTCTCGTCCGTGTCCTGGTACGCCAGCCTGATTCCGGCCGGCCTCACCTACTACCTGCTGATGAAGCACTGGGCCCCCTGCCAGCGCTTCTGCCAATGA
- a CDS encoding aspartate/glutamate racemase family protein produces MQIRVINPNTTQGMTDTIGTAAQGIAAPGTVITATQPAHGPVSIESHFDEAISAVGVLEEVMAGERDGVDAYIIACFGDPGLLAARELTRAPVIGIAEAAFHMAALISTRFSVVTTLGRTGIIAEHLLEQYGFRHHCRRVRAAEIPVLDLEDDADAALSRIIDEGRRARDEDGIGAIVLGCGGMADLTDEIGEAVGLPVVEGVTAAVKLTEALVGLGLGTSKHGDLAFPRPKSFTGEFKRFSNLQPVR; encoded by the coding sequence ATGCAGATCCGCGTCATCAACCCCAATACCACTCAAGGCATGACCGATACCATCGGCACCGCCGCCCAGGGGATCGCCGCCCCGGGCACCGTCATCACCGCCACCCAGCCGGCCCACGGCCCGGTCTCCATCGAGAGCCACTTCGACGAAGCCATCAGCGCCGTGGGTGTGCTGGAGGAGGTGATGGCCGGCGAGCGCGACGGGGTGGATGCCTACATCATCGCCTGCTTCGGCGACCCCGGCCTGCTGGCGGCGCGAGAGCTGACCCGGGCCCCGGTGATCGGCATCGCCGAGGCCGCCTTCCACATGGCTGCCCTGATCAGCACCCGCTTCTCGGTGGTCACCACCCTCGGGCGCACCGGCATCATCGCCGAGCACCTGCTCGAGCAATACGGCTTCCGTCATCACTGTCGTCGGGTGCGGGCCGCCGAGATCCCGGTGCTCGACCTCGAGGACGACGCCGATGCCGCTCTCTCCCGGATCATCGACGAGGGCCGCCGGGCCCGCGATGAGGACGGCATCGGCGCGATCGTGCTGGGTTGCGGCGGCATGGCCGACCTGACCGACGAGATCGGCGAGGCTGTGGGACTGCCAGTGGTCGAGGGCGTCACCGCCGCGGTCAAGCTGACCGAGGCGCTGGTCGGCCTGGGACTAGGCACTAGCAAGCACGGCGATCTGGCCTTCCCCCGGCCCAAGTCCTTTACCGGCGAGTTCAAGCGTTTCTCGAATCTGCAGCCCGTCCGTTGA